A single genomic interval of Orcinus orca chromosome 19, mOrcOrc1.1, whole genome shotgun sequence harbors:
- the PHB1 gene encoding prohibitin 1, which produces MAAKVFESIGKFGLALAVAGGVVNSALYNVDAGHRAVIFDRFRGVQDIVVGEGTHFLIPWVQKPIIFDCRSRPRNVPVITGSKDLQNVNITLRILFRPVASQLPRIFTSIGEDYDERVLPSITTEILKSVVARFDAGELITQRELVSRQVSDDLTERAATFGLILDDVSLTHLTFGKEFTEAVEAKQVAQQEAERARFVVEKAEQQKKAAIISAEGDSKAAELIANSLTTAGDGLIELRKLEAAEDIAYQLSRSRNITYLPTGQSVLLQLPQ; this is translated from the exons ATGGCTGCCAAAGTGTTTGAGTCCATTGGCAAGTTTGGCCTGGCCTTAGCCGTTGCAGGAGGCGTGGTGAACTCTGCCTTGTATAATG TGGATGCTGGGCACAGAGCTGTCATCTTTGACCGGTTCCGTGGAGTGCAGGACATTGTCGTAGGGGAAGGGACTCACTTCCTCATCCCTTGGGTACAGAAACCAATTATCTTTGACTGCCGCTCTCGACCACGTAACGTGCCAGTAATCACTGGTAGCAAAG ATTTACAGAATGTCAACATCACCTTGCGCATCCTCTTCCGGCCGGTTGCTAGCCAGCTCCCCCGCATCTTCACCAGCATCGGAGAGGACTACGACGAGCGCGTGCTGCCGTCCATCACCACCGAGATCCTCAAGTCCGTGGTG GCTCGCTTTGATGCTGGAGAACTGATCACCCAGAGAGAGCTGGTCTCCAGACAGGTGAGCGATGACCTCACGGAGCGAGCAGCAACCTTTGGGCTCATCCTGGATGACGTATCCTTG ACGCATCTGACCTTTGGGAAGGAGTTCACAGAAGCGGTGGAAGCCAAACAGGTGGCTcagcaggaagcagagagggCCAGATTTGTGGTGGAAAAG GCTGAGCAGCAGAAGAAGGCAGCCATCATCTCTGCGGAGGGCGACTCCAAGGCAGCGGAGCTGATTGCCAACTCGCTCACCACTGCGGGCGACGGCCTGATCGAGCTGCGCAAGCTGGAGGCGGCGGAGGACATCGCGTACCAGCTGTCGCGCTCCCGGAACATCACCTACCTGCCCACTGGGCAGTCGGTGCTCCTCCAGCTGCCCCAGTGA